The nucleotide sequence AAAACCAACCTATGGCCGAATTTCTAGATACGGATTAGTCGCATTTGGTTCGTCACTGGATCAAATTGGTATTTTGGCAAAATCAAGTGAGGATATCGCTCTTGTTCTCGAGGTAATTGCAGGGCTTGATGAAAGAGATTCAACGACTTCTTCAAATTCAGATTTGAATTACTATAATCAACTAGACTCCTTCAATGTTAAGGGGCTGAAGATTGGCCTGCCCAAAGAATTTTTCACAACTGCGCTTCCTATTGATATCCGAAACGCATTACAATCGAAAATTGACTTGTTTACTCGAAATGGAGCTGAAGTTCTTGATGTCACTTTGCCTCACTCCGATTTCGCTCTCTCCGTTTATTATATTCTTGCGACAGCTGAGGCCTCTTCCAATCTCGCTCGTTTTGATGGCGCTCGATACGGCTTTCGTTCAAAATCTTCCTCATCCTTGATAGATATGTACACGCATTCCAGAAGTGAAGGTTTTGGAAGAGAAGTAAAACGACGGATAATGCTTGGCACTTATGTCCTCTCTGCCGGCTATTATGACGCATATTATAAAAAGGCGCAAAAGGTCAGACGATTGATTCGCGAGGATTATGTTAAGGCATTTCAAAAGGTTGATATTATTTTAGCACCAACTTCTCCAGTTCCTCCATTTAAGTTTGGCGAAAAAATGGCTGACCCTCTGACAATGTATTTGGCTGATATCTATACAATTTCAATGAACTTAGCTGCTGTGCCAGCTCTTACTGTCCCTGCTGGATTTGATAATGAAGGATTACCGGTAGGACTTCAACTCATAGGAAATTTTTATCAAGAATCTACTCTCTTAAAAGCAGCAAAATTTTTAGAGAAACTCAATTAACCTCATGAAGATTGAATCTGCTGAATTTGTAAAGAGTGTTAAACAAATTAACCAACTCCCCGGTGGAAATTATCCTGAAATTGCTTTTATCGGTCGATCAAATGTTGGAAAGTCTTCATTGATGAATCAATTGATGGGAAAAACCTTGGCCAGAACCAGCAACACTCCCGGAAAAACACGCGAAATCAATTATTTTTTTATCAACAATAAATTTTATTTCGTTGATTTGCCCGGTTATGGTTACGCAAAAGTTTCTAAAACTGAACAAGATGAATGGAAAAAACTAATCGAAGAATTTTTAAAAACAAGAATTGAATTGAAGTTAATTTGCCTCTTAATTGATAGCCGCCATCCTAGCCTTGAAAGCGATATTCAAATGCATAATTTTTTGAAATTCTTTGGTCGTCGATTTTCGGTCATTCGTACCAAAGCTGATAAATTGAATCAATCTGAAAAGGCAAAGTCTAAGAAAGTCAGTGAATCTTTGTTTGATGGTTATGAGTTTATGCAAGATTTTTCTGCGCACAATGGGTTAGGGAAAAGAGAATTGCTCCTTAATATTAGTCGTTTTCTTGAATTTTGAAATATTTTATTCACCACATAAACTTTATTACTTAATTTTTCTATAATGACTTTAGATACAAATAAACCGCGTCTTGCGACAGTCCTTGTTGGTGCACAATTTGGTGATGAAGGTAAAGGCAAACTCGTCGATTTCCTTTCTGAAAAGTTTGATATCGTGGTCCGGTATCAGGGCGGAGCAAATGCTGGCCACACAATTTGTTTTGACGATAAAACAGTCGTTCTTCATCTTATCCCTTCAGGAATCTTTAACCCCAAATGTGTTTGCGTTATCGGTAACGGTGTTGTGATCGATGCAGACGCCTTACTTAAAGAAATTGAAACTGTTAAAGCATT is from Chloroherpetonaceae bacterium and encodes:
- the gatA gene encoding Asp-tRNA(Asn)/Glu-tRNA(Gln) amidotransferase subunit GatA translates to MSLNPFSNYRELRHSLESHSSTVASITQSYLNRIEKKKQLNVYLTVFEKSALERAKQIDEKLKRGEKLGKLFGLPIAIKDNIAVKNEKLTCASKILQNFTSPYDATVIERLLAEDAIILGKVNLDEFAMGSSNENSAYGAVKNPLDETRVPGGSSGGSAASVASDTALVALGSDTGGSVRLPASFCGIYGIKPTYGRISRYGLVAFGSSLDQIGILAKSSEDIALVLEVIAGLDERDSTTSSNSDLNYYNQLDSFNVKGLKIGLPKEFFTTALPIDIRNALQSKIDLFTRNGAEVLDVTLPHSDFALSVYYILATAEASSNLARFDGARYGFRSKSSSSLIDMYTHSRSEGFGREVKRRIMLGTYVLSAGYYDAYYKKAQKVRRLIREDYVKAFQKVDIILAPTSPVPPFKFGEKMADPLTMYLADIYTISMNLAAVPALTVPAGFDNEGLPVGLQLIGNFYQESTLLKAAKFLEKLN
- the yihA gene encoding ribosome biogenesis GTP-binding protein YihA/YsxC; the encoded protein is MKIESAEFVKSVKQINQLPGGNYPEIAFIGRSNVGKSSLMNQLMGKTLARTSNTPGKTREINYFFINNKFYFVDLPGYGYAKVSKTEQDEWKKLIEEFLKTRIELKLICLLIDSRHPSLESDIQMHNFLKFFGRRFSVIRTKADKLNQSEKAKSKKVSESLFDGYEFMQDFSAHNGLGKRELLLNISRFLEF